A stretch of DNA from Dehalobacterium formicoaceticum:
AGAATTCATAGATTTAGGTCCTGTGATCGCTTATCTTTATCAAGATGATGTACCTGGGGCATTAAAGCTCTTGAAAGAAAATAGTTATTCAGAGAGAGTAAGATACAATAGTGAAAGGGAGACAGAAAAGCCGGCCGATATTAATCAGCTTATTAATAATCTGGAAAGATACCATAATGGTGTGCATAGTGCCTTAAACAAGGAGGATTTTAAGAAATATTTGTGGGAAATAATGAGTATCAATGGCAGTAATCGTTTTGAAAAGGTGCAAGCATTTCAGGCTAAGATTAAGTCCTGGGGAGAAAAGGACGTCCTTGTATTCGTGCTGGAAGAGTTGGCAAAGGATAGGCTTTAAATTCAGGTGGATTTCTTTAATGAGGTGGATAAAAATCAATTTAAGGTAGTATTTTGGCGTGAACAACAGAGGGTGTAAGGATATGATTCGTGCGCCACGCAGGGGCGCATAATATAGTGGGTGGAGAGAAAAAGTAAGGGCTAACAAGCAATAATGATAGATTCCCGGAATCAAAGGGTAAGCTAAAAATATTTTCTTTTCAGTGTCAGAACGAGGAACCGTCCCCTGTTTGCCCCTTAGGTATTTTGGAAATTCCGGCAATTGCTTTAGAAGAAGCATTGATTAATGCAATTGTGCATCGGAATTATTTTGTACAAAGCAACATTAGAATCTTCGTATTTGACAATAGGGTAGAAATTATTAGTCCGGGATGTTTACCCAATACGCTAAATGTAGAGGCGATAAAAACCGGCATTCATATTGCCAGAAATCCGATTTTGCTTTCTCATATCAAGGATATTAAGGATGTTCCCTATCGAGGCACTGGGATGGGAATTACGAGGATCATCAGAAGCTGTAAGGAACAAGGCATTCAGGTGGATTTCTTTAATGAGGTGGATAAAAATCAATTTAAGGTAGTATTCTGGCGTGAGCAACAGAGGGTGTAAGGATATGATTCGTACGTCACGCAGGGGCGCATCATATAGTGGCTAGAGAGAAAAAGTAAGGGTTAACAAGCAATAATAATAGATTCACGGAACCAAGGGGTATGCTAAAAACATTTTCTTTTCGGTGTCAGAACGAGGAACCGTCCCCTGTTTACCGCCCCTGTTTACCGCTTCGTTGATCAGATTTTTCTTTTGCTGCTGCAGGCATAGATTTTTTCTTCGATGGTGCCTAAGGTAATGAATTTCAGCAGGTTTACCACCTTTTCCTGGCCGATGCGATGAGCCCGTCTGTGGCCTGGTCTTCCGCCGCCGGATTCCACCGACCCATCCACATAAAAATAGGGAATACCTTCCTGATCCACCAGGGCAGGCAGGGGATGCTGCTCTTTTTCCGTTCAATAATGTTGATTTTTCCATAGTTTTGCCCAATCCCATATCAGTCGGCGATAATCCCGCCAAAGCCGTAAGGCAAAAAAGGGATGGGTTTTTTGTTTGACACAGATAGCCAAAGTTACTGATTTTACTGTTAAAAAGATTTACCTATGCTAGAACAAAGAACCGTCCCCTGTTTGTCCTCCCTGTTTGTCCCTCAAATGGATTGAATTTGTCCGCATCAAGCATGAAGAAGTCCATAGTAATACGGAATAGAAAAAAGAGATAAAGGGTGAAGAAGCGACGGCAAAAGTGAGTAATGGAAAAAAGATCAGTTAAAGGACGCGTGTCTAAGGTTATTTCCTTAAAAAATTCGGTATAGTCGGTAGAAATATCGGCTATGCCGTTTTTTAAATCAAACCTTTCTAGTAAAATAGTTAACAATACAGATAACGCTTTATAAGAGTGTGCTATAATAATTCAAGCGGGGTGTGACTAATGGAAATTGCCATGATATTAAGGAGCATCAGAAACGCACTAGCACGTCTCAGCAGGCCTTTACAGATGCAATCCACCTAAGTTTTTCAACAATTAATCGTTGGGAAAACGGTCGAGCGAAATCTAATCGTTTGGCATCTGTGACCATTGTTATGCTTGTCAAAGATAGAGGGTATTTCTCCATCGTTAATTTCGGATTTAAAGCCGCTTTTACAAGATGTCATAAAGGGGTGACAATATGAATGAAATCAAAAAAAATGAAAATGGTTATATAGATTTAATGAGTCCGGTATTGGATGAACCATCTCCTTACGATGCGGCATATCCAGTAAAGCTGTTATCGAATGGACTTAAATTGAAACTAGCTCAAGCAGAGAATATGGTCGAGATTGTCTATAAGGCAGTTGCACAAGCATCACCAATGGTAACACAGGTGCGTGAAGCAACGAAGAAAGGTTATCGTTACGTTGTTGATGCAACTGAAAGCACACTGGCAGCCATCGAAAGTGGCAAGATAAAGTTAACGACCGAAAACTCAGGTAATATATATGCTCAGATACGTGAAGCTAATGGACATTATGGATCGAAGTTACCTATTAAGAAAGAGGTATTTGCAATAGGTATCGATCCGGTCAATATGGCTAATGCACTGCAGATGAAAGCACTTCAAGATCAAGTTCAACAAATCGCTGATCAGATCGCTGTCATTGACCAAAATGTTAGAGAAGTAATACAGGGTCAGCAGAATGACAGAATTGGATTATATTATAGCGGATTGAGCTTGTACTTAGAGGCCAGAAATATAAATGATCCGGAAATGAAGAAAGCCTTGATCGCCCAATCTCTAAGAGCACTTTCAGAGGCTACATTCCAACTTGGACTTACAATGCAGTCAGATATCAAATATCTTGCTAATGGTGAGTTTAAGATTGGCAAAAGAAAAAGTGTCGATTTAATCGATAGTCGTATGAATAACATTAATCAATCATTTTCATTTATTCATCAGGCTACAATGCTTCGAGCAGGAATCTACTGCAACGAAGGTGAATTGACGGCTATGTCAACTGTCCTCAACGAATATTCTTATTTCATTGATGGTACTGTAGCGAAGAACGCAAATTTACTTGCACAATGCGATATAACAGATACCGGAACTGAAAAAGGTGTATGGAAATCACGAGCTAAGTTGAAACTCGATGTATCAGAGTTTAAAAAGCAATTAAATGCACCCGATAAGACGATTTATCTTAGCGTTTCAAAGGAGAACGAGTGATGGGAAAGATCAAAGGTTGTGGCAATGAGTCATGCGAGGCTCATAAGAAGAAAATTACTTATAAAGAATCAGAGACATTCTGCTCAAAATGTGGAAGTCCGCTGGTTTATGTGTGCAAAGGTTGTTATACACTGCTGCCGGACGATACAGAGAAATACTGTGTAAGATGCCTTGCAAAGCATGAAGATAGAAAAAGCAAAGTTAAGAAAGTTGCTGTCGAAGTTGGTGGCGGTGCCGTAGCAGTTGGTGGTGTTATTCTTACTTTCGGTAAAAAAGCATTTGATGTTGCAAAAAAAATCAAGGGTTAATATGTTCCTAAGAATATTAAAACCGATGGTATGTTCCCGCAAACCACGAAAGCGTGAAAAACGGTTGATCTGTTCTCAAGAATGCAGACATCAATAATGTGGTAACCCGAGCCATGTGGACAGACTGTTGAATTAACTGAGATAAGAAAACAGAAAATCTGATTTTAAGAAAATTAACCTAGAACACCTATGGTGCTTGCGTGCATTTGATTTAACACAAATTCAGAAGACAGAACAGCTATCTAAAACCCAGGATATTGCAGGGTTATTGATAACTAATACAAGGTGTTAAAATGAATACATGAGATAAGGAGAAAAGGTTATGGCTAAGTATATGATTACCGAGAACGAAGTTAAGAAGGCTTTGGCTATTGACAATTTTAGAAATATAACTAAGGATAAAATCATGGAGTTTGTTTCTGCAATTCCGAATATGGATAAAGAGGTTGCAATTAAAATAATTGAGCAGTTTCCTTCCTACACTGAATTAGCAAATAATATGCTTGAACAGTTAAACACCATATGCAATAATGTAATGAAGGAAATTGAAGAAAGTCAAAAGGAAGTAATTGGAGCCTATAAAAAAACACTCGATGACCTTGGTGAGCTTTTAAAAAAGGATACAATTACCGCTGATGAAAGAGCAAAAATAACAGAACAAATGATAACTGTTGCGGATCGTATTTCGGCAAAAGATACTGAAAACAAAGAGTTCTATAATGGAATTATTAAGTACGGAGTTCATGTTATTGGAGGTGCGCTTGTATTGGGGGCTGCAATTTTAGGTGTGAATGTCAAAGGTACTAAAATTCCAACATTAAAGAATCAGCGAAAAAAATTTTGATGTATACGGGGAACAGGAACGGTTCTCCTGCTTCTTTACTATTCTTTAAAGATAGCATTAAATTTGGCAACAAGATAACCGTTCCTGTGCCCCGATTAAATGTTTTCTTAACCCACCGCCCCATTAACCTGGTTTTCCTATAACTCCAACAACTCCATTATCTCCCGCTCCTGCAGTTGGGCGATAAAGGTTTCTCCCGGTCTGATCACTTCGTTGATCAGATTTTTCTTTTGCTGCTGCAGGGCATAGATTTTTTCTTCGATGGTGCCTAAGGTGATGAATTTCAGCACGTTGACCACCTTTTCCTGACCGATGCGATGAGCCCGGTCCGTGGCCTGGTCTTCCACCGCCGGATTCCACCAGGGGTCAAAGTGGATCACCGTGTCGGCGCCGGTGAGA
This window harbors:
- a CDS encoding ATP-binding protein; protein product: MEIPAIALEEALINAIVHRNYFVQSNIRIFVFDNRVEIISPGCLPNTLNVEAIKTGIHIARNPILLSHIKDIKDVPYRGTGMGITRIIRSCKEQGIQVDFFNEVDKNQFKVVFWREQQRV